Proteins encoded in a region of the Anopheles aquasalis chromosome 2, idAnoAquaMG_Q_19, whole genome shotgun sequence genome:
- the LOC126572833 gene encoding afadin isoform X4, translating to MMDWGIRRSIMFHVRRRPADSQPRRRKKKPLGVSNGGNSIGGDREGPMLIEITHSGDGGRRVKLGSEPIEVGSANTNALQLFGPSIQARHCLISMHDGVCTVTPLHADGTTFVNGHHIQQPTILHNGSVVMFGRVASYRFVDSPSDGRYNLALSQSQLDSACLYESRSPTSPTSWNEDEADSPINSTQMSSKLLASGSAGGSFLDGPGPANSSETGQLQHQQQAQQQQQQQQQQHLFGKPSSSFDMQSVSGHAHQTPQSQSHMHHHHHPSGLLVTALDGPDAMVGDGDTINKTAHGTEHLSEHDNLTGGPGGNGGGETETKSISSFKSIGSITDRTNTFPKLQPSHAATSIAGEPGGQEPILPAVLEFPEQNQEPFLQSVISELDVNSPNFKLAPVYTLYLCARYRASTHYRPDLQPTERAHKLTVFLHHVANLIQSVVQEQYTDAKILSFWMANSSEFLHFLKSDRHISAFSVQAQEVLAESVQTAFRNLVSIFHVELSQTLNQFLSENIDHDSAAGLVLSVLGSAMALLRRCRVNAALTIQLFSQLFHYINVVCFNKFVTTSHMCTSAWGKALSERLSLLELWAEKQGLELAADCHLAKINQCAQFLQAPKTSVSDVQQLACSCFRLNSLQMGALLSQETIPRNLIDTAVRMAESVADELSRADGREIRLEESPELPLALLLPDDGFSCDVVRGIPAGLVDFLNPFQMAGWCRLASQPTSIGLWTVYMHQFNQGRSPSVMSSKLPQPEVQIIKLHKNANGMGLSIVAAKGAGQERLGIYIKSVVGGGAADLDGRLQAGDQLLEVDGQSLIGITQERAADHLVRTGPVVTLKVAKQGAIYHGLATLLQQPSPVIQRGGRRMSERDITRVGNSSGDITKPPVPSPSTGQQLLNSKSVPALHHVGNIGSSANKSRSIHNLAGGGGGIGGGMGTVANGQDQGFYQNLSVYRAQNQSHPNLGDRPPMPLQGSLNSPGASNSVHHQQQLLQQQHQLQQQQQHPILNRPASAYFNSNNSSNNTNQSNLLLTTPNSMSYNMPNQQPNNVSNNGNPSNISQQQQQSNMNTMNSRLGGLKHQQQQQQQMMGGGPSANVNGFMRDVQAQQSLRMNQMMAPSMPNIAHSVAGGYHPSVGGISASQSMQNVNMIPGGPGSPAGGAGYNYPGSSANGSPMLSPQLYPHDQQHQQLAPNHHSSLLRGQAKLAEMNELIKRRQQQQQQPVAYNTAAGANKPPQQQHMMPPSTAPKPVRAQEDQPPLPPASTHPLFKPGTGGGPQPSPGNQAYSSSEPPKVGFYPTMAQGQKNMPPMGNSNNPWEREEKEKETELRREHLRAWRDQQILELQSLPQRTQQQEEQLRTLALERDFERRAMEDDQDYDNDLPYGAKEQGSVQEVVRLAQPSTAPLTAPMTKLKQVDIKQASDTLSLTSSEHSSTVQSVSTAIASFQQQQQHTSSGGTSGPPLIQPKSILKHNTNSSTPSSPSKGAAKTASFAHDNNANHPAARSQLNLSEITANNTNANQMMSQMVHDMNHLNLASGTMMAGEDRENSSEYGNPAGSEQLLLNGGITMDSSSGMGVGGVPPPPPPERNSSYVIMSQQQQKLRPSSGGPGSGKLSFGGGSNSPALDQQQNIMNNNATGSMMPGGAGGNGGGTLGGRYSNNNLLMTAPPSNNQQLNAVNSSIANSSSALLMGGNNSGSYKDNKRVSFHDEDAGNNNNNPSTPVGYTQAGHLIGGAIGNESSAAGELGTIMERPDPDRFIDETMPAMLHTPTTPDGENWNMQIQATPGVIGAQEVYRDPRTRRLAEQQQKQKSEPVPEKLSFKEKMKMFALESGENNTPKDKLKISRAQRDIDAVH from the exons ATGATGGACTGGGGCATACGAC GTTCGATCATGTTTCACGTGCGTCGCCGACCGGCGGATTCGCAGCCGCGAAGACGGAAAAAGAAACCGCTCGGTGTATCGAACGGTGGCAACAGCATCGGTGGCGACCGCGAGGGTCCGATGCTCATCGAGATCACGCACAGTGGCGACGGTGGGCGGCGGGTTAAACTTGGCAGCGAACCGATCGAGGTCGGTTCGGCCAACACCAACGCCCTGCAGCTGTTCGGTCCCTCGATCCAGGCGCGCCACTGTCTGATATCCATGCACGATGGGGTCTGCACCGTAACGCCCCTGCACGCCGACGGTACGACGTTCGTCAACGGTCACCACATCCAGCAGCCAACCATACTGCAC aATGGTTCTGTGGTCATGTTTGGCAGAGTGGCATCGTACCGGTTCGTGGATTCGCCTTCCGACGGCCGCTACAACCTAGCGCTGTCGCAATCTCAACTGGATTCAGCATGTTTATATGAAAG TCGATCGCCGACCTCTCCAACCTCCTGGAACGAAGATGAGGCCGATAGCCCGATTAACTCAACGCAGATGAGTTCAAAGCTGCTGGCGTCCGGTAGCGCCGGCGGAAGTTTTCTTGACGGTCCGGGTCCCGCAAACAGCAGCGAAACCGGTCAAttgcaacatcaacagcaggcgcagcagcagcagcaacagcaacagcaacagcatttgtttggaaaaccttcgtcgtcgttcgacaTGCAATCGGTTTCCGGGCACGCACACCAGACGCCCCAGTCGCAGTCACAcatgcatcaccatcatcatccgagcGGACTGCTCGTGACGGCTCTCGACGGTCCAGATGCGATGGTTGGCGATGGAGACACGATCAACAAGACGGCTCACGGAACCGAGCACCTGAGTGAGCACGATAATCTTAccggtggccccggtggcAACGGAGGTGGTGAAACGGAAACTAAATCCATCTcaagtttcaaatcgatcggctcaATCACGGACAG AACCAATACCTTCCCAAAGCTACAACCATCGCACGCAGCAACCTCGATCGCAGGGGAACCCGGTGGCCAGGAACCGATTCTGCCGGCCGTGTTGGAGTTTCCGGAGCAAAACCAGGAACCATTTCTGCAATCCGTCATCAGTGAGCTCGATGTGAACTCGCCCAACTTTAAGCTCGCTCCGGTGTACACGCTCTACCTGTGCGCTCGATACCGTGCCTCGACCCACTATCGTCCGGATTTGCAGCCGACGGAGCGAGCGCACAAGCTGACCGTGTTTTTGCATCATGTTGCCAACCTCATCCAGAGCGTCGTCCAGGAGCAGTACACGGATGCCAAAATACTCTCCTTCTGGATGGCGAACAGTTCCGAGTTTTTGCACTTTCTCAAATCGGACCGCCACATCTCGGCGTTCAGTGTGCAGGCGCAGGAAGTGCTGGCCGAGAGTGTGCAGACCGCGTTCCGGAATCTCGTTTCCATATTTCATGTCGAATTGTCGCAAACGTTAAATCAGTTTTTGTCGGAAAACATCGATCACGATTCGGCGGCCGGGCTGGTGCTGTCGGTGCTCGGATCGGCGATGGCCCTCCTACGTCGATGTCGCGTCAATGCGGCCCTTACCATACAGTTGTTCTCGCAACTGTTCCACTACATCAACGTTGTCTGTTTCAACAAG tTCGTTACGACTTCTCACATGTGTACGAGTGCCTGGGGTAAGGCGCTAAGCGAGCGTCTTTCGCTGCTGGAGCTGTGGGCCGAAAAGCAGGGTCTCGAGCTGGCGGCCGACTGTCATCTGGCCAAGATCAATCAATGCGCCCAGTTTCTGCAAGCACCAAAAACGTCGGTCTCGGACGTGCAGCAGCTGGCGTGCTCGTGCTTTCGTCTGAATTCACTGCAAATGGGTGCGCTGCTCTCACAGGAAACGATTCCCCGAAACTTGATCGATACCGCGGTACGGATGGCCGAATCTGTGGCCGACGAATTGAGCCGTGCCGATGGGCGTGAAATACGGCTGGAGGAGTCTCCCGAGTTGCCGttggcgctactgctgccagaCGATGGTTTCAGCTGTGATGTGGTTCGTGGCATACCGGCCggtttggtggattttttgAACCCGTTCCAAATGGCCGGCTGGTGCCGGCTAGCATCGCAGCCGACCAGCATAGGCCTGTGGACCGTGTACATGCATCAGTTCAACCAGGGACGCTCGCCCAGTGTAATGTCGAGCAAGTTGCCACAACCGGAAGTGCAAATCATCAAACTGCACAAGAACGCCAACGGAATGGGACTGTCGATTGTGGCAGCGAAAGGCGCTGGTCAGGAACGGCTTGGCATCTACATAAAGTCCGTGGTCGGTGGAGGTGCGGCAGATCTGGATGGGCGGCTACAGGCCGGCGATCAGCTGCTGGAGGTCGATGGGCAGAGCCTCATCGGCATCACGCAAGAGCGGGCCGCAGATCATCTCGTACGCACGGGACCGGTCGTAACGCTTAAAGTAGCAAAACAAGGTGCCATCTATCACGGTTTAGCCactctgctgcagcagccaagTCCCGTCATACAACGCG GTGGCCGTAGAATGTCTGAACGAGACATAACCAGGGTCGGTAATAGTAGCGGCGATATCACCAAACCACCCGTACCTTCACCATCCACTGGGCAACAGCTCCTAAACAGCAAATCGGTTCCTGCACTGCACCACGTTGGCAATATAG GTTCTTCCGCTAATAAATCCCGTAGCATACACAACCtagctggaggtggtggaggcatTGGAGGAGGCATGGGTACAGTTGCAAATGGTCAGGATCAGGGATTCTACCAGAATCTCAGCGTGTACCGAGCACAAAACCAGAGCCACCCAAATCTCGGCGATAG GCCTCCCATGCCCCTGCAAGGATCACTCAATTCCCCCGGTGCTTCTAATAgcgtgcatcatcagcaacagctgctacaacaacaacaccaactccaacagcagcagcaacacccaaTTCTAAACCGTCCAGCGTCTGCCTATTTTAATAGCAATAATAGCAGTAACAATACCAACCAGAGTAATTTGTTACTGACAACACCAAACTCTATGTCTTACAATATGCCTAACCAGCAGCCTAATAATGTTAGTAATAACGGTAATCCATCGAACAtatcgcaacagcagcaacagagtaACATGAACACGATGAACAGCCGTCTCGGTGGGCTgaagcatcaacagcagcagcaacagcaaatgatGGGAGGCGGTCCTTCTGCTAACGTGAACGGGTTTATGCGTGACGTACAGGCACAGCAGAGTTTGCGCATGAATCAGATGATGGCACCATCGATGCCCAACATTGCCCACTCGGTTGCCGGCGGCTATCATCCGTCTGTGGGAGGAATTTCCGCTAGCCAGAGCATGCAAAATGTGAACATGATCCCTGGTGGTCCCGGCAGCCCTGCCGGTGGCGCTGGATACAACTACCCAGGAAGCAGTGCGAACGGTAGTCCGATGTTATCGCCACAGCTGTACCCCCACgaccaacaacatcagcagctaGCTCCTAACCATCATTCTTCGCTACTGCGCGGACAAGCAAAGTTAGCGGAGATGAATGAGTTGATCAAGCgccgccaacaacagcaacagcagcccgtCGCTTATAACACGGCAGCCGGGGCAAACAagccaccacaacagcagcacatgaTGCCACCATCGACGGCTCCGAAGCCAGTGCGAGCGCAGGAGGATCAACCTCCGttgccaccagcatcaacacATCCTCTGTTCAAACCGGGAACCGGTGGCGGTCCACAACCGAGCCCTGGTAATCAAGCGTACAGCAGCTCGGAACCACCGAAAGTAGGTTTCTATCCAACTATGGCACAGGGGCAAAAAAATATGCCTCCTATGGGCAACAGTAACAACCCGTGGGAacgggaggagaaggaaaaggaaacggaactgCGCCGTGAGCATTTGCGCGCTTGGCGCGATCAACAAATATTGGAACTGCAATCACTTCCTCAGCGTACGCAGCAACAAGAAGAGCAGCTACGCACACTGGCCCTCGAGCGTGACTTTGAGCGACGAGCGATGGAAGATGATCAAGACTACGATAACGATTTGCCTTACGGTGCGAAGGAACAGGGCAGCGTTCAAGAGGTGGTGCGCCTAGCGCAACCGAGCACTGCTCCGCTCACGGCGCCGATGACGAAGTTGAAACAAGTGGACATTAAGCAGGCTTCCGATACGCTCTCACTAACGTCCAGCGAACACTCCTCCACGGTACAATCCGTCTCCACGGCAATCGCCAgcttccaacagcaacagcagcacacatcCAGTGGTGGCACCAGTGGGCCACCATTGATACAACCGAAGAGTATCCTCAAgcacaacaccaacagcagtacCCCATCGTCACCTTCGAAGGGTGCAGCAAAGACGGCGAGCTTCGCCCATGACAACAATGCCAACCATCCCGCTGCTCGATCGCAGCTCAACCTCAGCGAAATCACCGCCAACAACACGAACGCCAACCAGATGATGTCGCAAATGGTGCACGATATGAATCACCTCAACCTGGCTTCTGGCACTATGATGGCAGGAGAGGATCGGGAAAACAGTAGCGAGTACGGTAATCCGGCTGGCTCCGAGCAGCTTCTCCTCAACGGTGGTATTACGATGGATAGTAGCAGCGGTATGGGCGTTGGCGGCGtaccgcctcctcctccaccagagCGAAACAGTTCATACGTCATTAtgtcacagcaacaacagaagctgCGCCCTAGCTCAGGCGGCCCTGGCTCCGGCAAGTtatcgttcggtggtggtagcaacAGCCCTGCCTTAgatcaacagcaaaacattATGAACAACAATGCTACGGGAAGCATGatgcctggtggtgctggcggtaaCGGTGGCGGAACGCTTGGTGGACGGTACAGCAACAATAACTTGCTAATGACAGCGCCACCGAGCAATAATCAGCAGCTCAACGCGGTCAACTCGTCGATCGCCAACTCTTCCTCGGCTCTGTTGATGGGAGGCAACAACAGTGGAAGCTACAAGGACAATAAACGCGTATCGTTCCACGATGAAGAtgctggcaacaacaacaacaacccttcGACACCAGTCGGATACACGCAAGCCGGTCATCTGATTGGTGGTGCCATCGGTAACGAGTCAAGTGCTGCAGGTGAATTGGGAACAATCATGGAGCGGCCAGATCCAGAC CGTTTCATCGACGAAACCATGCCGGCTATGCTGCACACCCCAACTACACCGGATGGTGAAAATTGGAACATGCAAATTCAAGCAACACCGGGCGTCATTGGGGCCCAAGAAGTTTATCG TGACCCTCGCACTCGACGTCTGgccgagcaacagcagaaacagaaaTCGGAACCGGTTCCGGAGAAACTGTCGTTCaaggagaagatgaagatgtttGCCTTAGAATCTGGCGAAAACAACACCCCCAAGGATAAGCTGAAGATTTCCCGTGCCCAAAGGGACATCGATGCGGTTCATTGA